The following proteins are co-located in the Gloeocapsa sp. DLM2.Bin57 genome:
- a CDS encoding pentapeptide repeat-containing protein, whose translation MQKLSREELLVQYSQGRRQFQQVNLQQVELFEANLKDIDLSQSNLTQTYLPYANLAQANLVQTNLERVQLDNASLYQANLTGANLSRGSLSRANLRYANLQGVSLRLANLIEADLTEADLTGADLTGANLSRAKLNNAKLSSTILKGANLSGAKNMDLTEGVMDAQTVYPDGLRHFSR comes from the coding sequence ATGCAGAAATTGAGTAGAGAGGAATTATTAGTACAATATTCTCAAGGAAGAAGACAATTTCAACAAGTTAACTTACAACAAGTAGAGTTATTTGAAGCCAATCTCAAGGATATAGACTTGAGTCAGAGCAATTTAACTCAAACTTACTTACCCTATGCTAACCTAGCTCAAGCCAATTTAGTACAAACTAATTTAGAAAGAGTCCAATTAGATAATGCTTCTCTCTATCAAGCTAATTTAACAGGGGCTAATTTAAGCCGTGGGAGTCTTTCCCGAGCTAATCTTCGTTACGCTAATTTACAGGGGGTTAGTTTAAGATTAGCTAATTTAATTGAAGCTGATTTAACTGAAGCTGACTTAACGGGAGCTGATTTAACTGGGGCTAACCTTAGTCGAGCTAAACTCAATAATGCTAAATTATCCTCGACTATTTTAAAAGGGGCTAATTTATCTGGAGCTAAAAACATGGATTTAACCGAAGGGGTTATGGATGCTCAAACCGTATATCCCGATGGGTTAAGACATTTTTCCCGATAA
- the pcrA gene encoding DNA helicase PcrA — protein MNDIYSRLNPSQNKAVKHFCGPLLVVAGAGSGKTRALTYRIAHLIQEHQVSPENILAVTFTNKAAREMKARLELIFAQTIAQKTQQTPWELLPAEDQVKIRSKVYHNITKHLWIGTFHSIFARILRYDINKYQDQKGRQWNKNFSIFDESDVQSLIKSIVTKKLNLDDKKFDPRQVRYQISNAKNLGLSPQEYLQENTDYRGKVIAEIYENYQTELAANNGLDFDDLILVPVKLFQQNESILGYWHSQFKHILVDEYQDTNRTQYELISLLATNGEREKSQLSWQNRSIFVVGDADQSIYSFRMADFTILLDFQEDFGDGLKPEISETMVKLEENYRSQENILEAANKLIENNSQRIDKVLKATRGSGEKIYCYKAANEQREADFVIQQINQLKQKNPELNWGDFAILYRINAQSRSFEEILIGAGIPYRVIGGMRFYDRKEIKDAIAYLRIIANPSDTVSLLRVINTPRRGIGQKTIDSLLLAATELGIPLWQILADETSVNSLAGRSSKGVNEFARIIIKYQQQLTDLPATEILNGILADSGYILDLQKQNTEEADTRLENLNELYNAIQQYQENNEDNSLEGFIANASLASDLDNLREGEEAVSLMTIHSAKGLEFTVVFLVGLEQGLFPHNRSLKDPLQLEEERRLCYVGVTRAKERLFLSYTRERNLWGRTEIAQPSQFLDELPEELITGRNTKTSKVKATESKLNWSVGDRLIHPSFGQGVITHIFGSGKKVTLAIKFSGIGQKIIDPKLAKLHPVD, from the coding sequence ATGAATGATATTTACAGTCGTCTTAACCCCTCACAAAACAAAGCAGTCAAACATTTTTGTGGACCTTTACTCGTAGTAGCGGGAGCGGGATCAGGGAAAACGAGGGCTTTAACTTACAGAATAGCGCATTTAATCCAAGAACACCAAGTTAGTCCTGAAAATATTTTAGCTGTGACTTTTACTAATAAAGCAGCTAGGGAAATGAAAGCGCGTTTAGAGTTGATTTTTGCTCAAACAATCGCTCAAAAAACTCAACAAACACCTTGGGAATTATTACCAGCAGAAGATCAAGTTAAAATACGTTCTAAGGTTTATCATAACATTACTAAACATCTCTGGATAGGAACTTTTCATAGTATTTTTGCGCGAATTTTACGTTATGATATTAATAAATATCAAGACCAAAAAGGCAGACAATGGAATAAGAATTTTTCGATATTTGATGAATCAGACGTCCAAAGTTTAATTAAAAGTATAGTTACTAAAAAACTTAATTTAGATGATAAAAAATTTGACCCACGTCAGGTTCGCTATCAAATCAGTAACGCTAAAAATTTGGGTTTATCTCCCCAAGAATATTTACAAGAAAATACTGACTATCGCGGGAAAGTAATAGCAGAAATCTATGAGAATTATCAAACAGAATTAGCTGCTAATAATGGGTTAGATTTCGATGATTTAATCTTAGTTCCCGTTAAGTTATTTCAACAGAATGAGTCTATTTTAGGTTATTGGCATAGTCAATTTAAACATATCCTAGTAGATGAATATCAAGATACTAACCGCACTCAATACGAGTTAATCAGTCTGTTAGCTACTAATGGAGAAAGAGAAAAAAGTCAATTATCTTGGCAAAATCGGTCTATTTTTGTGGTAGGAGACGCTGATCAATCTATCTATTCTTTTAGGATGGCTGACTTTACTATTCTTCTGGATTTTCAAGAAGACTTTGGGGATGGTTTAAAACCAGAAATAAGCGAAACTATGGTTAAGTTAGAAGAAAACTATCGTTCTCAAGAAAACATCCTAGAAGCAGCTAATAAATTGATTGAAAATAATAGCCAAAGAATTGATAAAGTTTTGAAAGCGACTAGGGGAAGTGGAGAGAAGATATATTGTTATAAAGCAGCTAATGAGCAAAGAGAAGCTGATTTTGTCATTCAACAAATTAATCAATTAAAGCAAAAAAATCCTGAGTTAAATTGGGGAGATTTTGCGATTCTTTATCGGATAAATGCTCAATCTCGTTCTTTTGAAGAAATATTAATTGGTGCGGGTATTCCCTATCGGGTAATTGGAGGAATGCGATTTTACGATCGCAAAGAAATTAAAGACGCGATCGCCTATTTACGAATTATTGCCAATCCCTCTGACACAGTAAGTTTATTGAGAGTGATTAATACACCAAGACGGGGAATAGGTCAAAAAACCATTGATTCACTCTTACTAGCTGCAACAGAATTAGGTATCCCATTATGGCAAATTTTAGCAGATGAAACCTCTGTCAATAGTTTAGCGGGAAGGAGTAGTAAAGGGGTAAATGAATTTGCCAGAATAATTATTAAGTATCAACAACAGTTAACCGATTTACCAGCTACAGAAATTCTCAACGGTATCTTAGCAGATTCTGGTTATATCTTGGATTTACAAAAACAAAATACAGAAGAAGCAGATACTCGTCTGGAAAATTTAAACGAACTTTATAACGCGATTCAACAATATCAAGAAAATAATGAGGATAATAGTTTAGAAGGATTTATCGCTAACGCTTCTTTAGCGTCTGACTTGGATAATCTCCGCGAAGGTGAAGAAGCGGTATCCTTGATGACGATACATTCAGCCAAGGGTTTAGAATTTACCGTAGTCTTTTTAGTAGGTTTAGAACAGGGTTTATTTCCCCATAATCGTAGTTTAAAAGATCCTCTACAACTAGAAGAAGAGCGACGCTTATGTTATGTAGGAGTGACTAGAGCTAAAGAACGCTTATTTTTAAGTTATACCCGCGAACGTAATCTCTGGGGCAGGACAGAAATAGCACAACCATCTCAATTTTTAGATGAACTTCCCGAAGAGTTAATTACAGGGAGAAACACTAAAACTAGTAAAGTTAAAGCGACCGAAAGTAAGCTAAACTGGTCAGTAGGCGATCGCCTAATTCATCCTAGTTTTGGTCAAGGTGTAATTACACATATTTTTGGGTCAGGAAAAAAAGTGACTCTAGCGATTAAATTTTCTGGAATAGGTCAAAAAATCATCGATCCCAAGTTAGCGAAATTACACCCTGTGGACTAG
- a CDS encoding DUF4347 domain-containing protein yields the protein MYNKSTLVVIDSSVSDRSCLLAGLVFDSEVVVIDSQEDGIVSITNKLQKRYDTLHLVSHGSPGYLYLGKTALNLDNIEQYASLLGSWGVKNILIYGCQVALGDGGTELISKLHKLTGANIAASNTLTGNSSLGGNWELEITQGNITPSLAFNSETIANYAGVLEQNFIVDTLEDEDDGVNRGGISLRDAINAGNQREGVTNITFSPSLEGETLTLTNGPLQIIDDVVIEGGLTINGNESSQILRIFNNDISDDQVEVTIKDLVLTNASESAISNSDNLTLEDSTIIDNSGEGISNGGNLQIQNSTIIGNSGGINNSGNLEINNSVITQNSSRAIGGISSSGTLTISNSQISNNSASYSHGGISNTGNGTINNVIFEENFSGGGAGGLGNGGTINITGSQFLNNSGTGIGSHGGIFNGSQMILIQSTVTGNTSNIGTGGIANRANLTIIDTTIAENIGNQAGGIYNRDQNLIIANSAIINNTGKTGGLFNRNTYGSGTTTLTNVTISGNSATLEAGGIFNFRGTITINNSTITNNTARSNVGAGILSAGRTIVGNSIIAGNLPSDGETIINVDGEIYESLGGNIIGTGREIDAFTATRDRTGVLQRNLGLEPLGDNGGSTLTHNLSPNSLALDNGVDSILPQDFLDLNNNRDFTEPLPVDQRGFPRISGSRVDAGALEVVGPIIGTNRDDFLVGTDANDTIEGLGGNDTLRGFNGDDSLDGGRGNDLLEGGPGDDTLRGGLGNDTLEGGRGRDLLFGGPGNAILIGGPGNDTLVGGPGRDRFQFNNYREGVDTIADFNPRADFITVSRRGFGNDLSRGFLPEEQFLSVSRFTQLDDSFDLGFIYAESIGRLAFIDRENNIPLTQLAVLRNEPDLTASNIIVF from the coding sequence ATGTACAATAAATCAACCCTAGTGGTTATCGATTCTTCCGTAAGCGATCGCTCTTGCTTACTAGCAGGTTTAGTTTTTGATTCCGAAGTAGTGGTAATTGACTCTCAAGAAGACGGGATCGTAAGTATCACCAATAAGTTACAAAAAAGATATGATACGCTTCATCTAGTCTCTCACGGTAGTCCAGGATATTTATATTTAGGGAAAACAGCCTTAAACTTAGATAATATTGAACAATACGCCTCTTTACTCGGTAGTTGGGGAGTTAAAAATATTCTGATCTACGGATGTCAAGTCGCTTTAGGCGATGGGGGAACAGAATTAATCAGTAAATTACATAAATTAACAGGAGCAAATATCGCCGCTTCTAATACTTTAACGGGTAATTCTAGCCTAGGTGGTAACTGGGAGTTAGAAATCACTCAAGGAAACATAACACCATCTCTAGCCTTTAATTCAGAGACTATAGCCAATTATGCTGGAGTCTTAGAGCAAAATTTTATTGTCGATACCCTAGAAGACGAAGACGACGGGGTAAATAGAGGGGGTATTTCTCTACGAGATGCGATTAACGCGGGAAATCAAAGGGAAGGAGTAACCAATATTACCTTCTCACCATCACTAGAGGGAGAAACCCTCACCCTAACCAATGGTCCACTACAAATAATCGACGATGTAGTTATTGAAGGTGGATTAACTATCAATGGTAATGAGTCTAGTCAGATTTTACGCATCTTTAATAATGATATCTCTGATGATCAAGTTGAGGTAACTATCAAAGATTTAGTTTTAACTAACGCTAGTGAAAGTGCGATTTCTAATAGCGATAACTTAACCCTAGAAGATAGCACCATAATTGATAACTCAGGGGAGGGTATCAGCAACGGGGGTAACCTACAAATACAAAACTCCACCATAATTGGTAACTCAGGAGGTATTAATAACAGTGGTAATTTAGAAATTAATAATAGTGTCATTACCCAAAACAGTAGTAGAGCAATTGGGGGAATATCCAGCAGTGGAACATTAACCATCAGCAATAGCCAAATCAGCAATAATAGTGCTAGTTATTCTCATGGAGGCATAAGTAATACAGGTAATGGTACTATTAATAATGTAATCTTTGAAGAAAATTTTAGTGGAGGAGGAGCAGGAGGACTGGGAAATGGTGGCACAATCAATATCACTGGGAGCCAATTCTTAAATAATAGTGGGACAGGTATTGGTTCTCATGGTGGAATTTTTAATGGTAGTCAGATGATTCTCATCCAGAGTACGGTTACAGGTAATACATCTAATATAGGAACAGGAGGAATAGCTAACAGAGCAAATCTCACTATTATTGATACAACTATTGCAGAGAATATAGGTAATCAAGCAGGGGGTATCTATAATAGAGACCAGAATCTAATAATTGCTAATAGTGCGATTATTAATAATACAGGTAAAACTGGTGGATTATTCAATCGCAATACTTATGGAAGTGGAACTACTACTCTGACCAATGTTACTATTTCGGGAAACTCAGCAACCCTTGAAGCAGGAGGGATATTTAACTTCAGAGGAACTATAACCATCAATAATAGTACTATCACCAATAATACTGCTCGTAGCAATGTAGGTGCAGGAATATTAAGCGCAGGAAGGACTATAGTAGGTAATAGTATTATAGCAGGAAATTTACCTAGTGATGGAGAAACCATCATCAATGTAGATGGAGAAATCTACGAAAGTTTAGGTGGTAACATAATTGGTACAGGACGTGAGATAGATGCTTTTACCGCAACCAGGGATAGAACAGGTGTTCTCCAACGTAATTTAGGACTCGAACCCCTAGGGGATAACGGTGGTTCTACCCTGACTCATAACCTTTCACCCAATAGTCTAGCTTTAGATAATGGTGTTGATAGTATTCTTCCCCAAGATTTCCTAGATTTGAATAATAATCGCGATTTTACCGAGCCTCTTCCCGTGGATCAGCGTGGTTTTCCCCGTATCTCTGGTTCTAGAGTAGATGCAGGAGCATTAGAGGTAGTTGGACCTATTATCGGGACAAATCGTGACGATTTCTTAGTAGGAACAGACGCTAACGATACTATCGAAGGTTTAGGAGGTAACGATACCTTACGAGGGTTCAACGGTGATGATAGTCTTGATGGAGGTCGCGGTAATGACTTACTTGAAGGTGGACCTGGTGACGATACCCTTAGAGGAGGACTAGGTAACGATACCCTAGAAGGTGGTCGCGGGAGAGATTTACTCTTCGGTGGACCTGGTAACGCTATTTTAATAGGAGGACCTGGTAATGATACTCTCGTGGGTGGACCTGGTAGAGACAGATTCCAATTTAATAACTATAGAGAGGGAGTAGATACCATTGCTGATTTTAATCCTCGAGCTGATTTTATTACCGTTTCTCGTCGTGGTTTTGGTAATGATTTATCTAGAGGTTTTCTTCCTGAGGAACAATTCTTAAGTGTATCTCGTTTTACCCAACTTGACGATAGTTTTGATTTAGGTTTTATTTATGCAGAAAGTATCGGGAGACTAGCTTTCATCGATCGCGAGAATAATATTCCCTTGACTCAGTTAGCTGTTTTGCGCAATGAACCTGATTTAACCGCTAGTAATATTATCGTTTTCTAG
- a CDS encoding photosystem II protein Y, producing the protein MDWRVILVLSPIIIAASWALINIAGAALNQAQQFLNKES; encoded by the coding sequence ATGGACTGGCGCGTTATTTTGGTTCTTTCTCCGATCATTATCGCAGCCTCTTGGGCTTTGATTAATATTGCTGGTGCTGCTTTAAATCAAGCTCAACAGTTTTTGAATAAAGAAAGTTAA
- a CDS encoding gamma carbonic anhydrase family protein, with translation MNNSNQSVWSPPDLTAAAFIAPNATVMGNVAIASGVSIWYNSVVRADVEMIQIGAYTNIQDGAILHGDPGQPTILEEYVTVGHRAVIHSAWIETGCLIGIGAVILDGVRVGTGSIIGAGSIVTKDVPSHSLIVGVPGKKLRDINPTEAEDLISHAQKYYKLALVHAGKGTDIGFYPN, from the coding sequence ATGAATAATTCTAACCAATCAGTTTGGTCTCCTCCTGACTTAACAGCTGCGGCTTTTATCGCTCCTAATGCTACCGTTATGGGTAATGTGGCGATCGCCTCTGGAGTCAGTATCTGGTATAACTCCGTTGTGCGCGCCGATGTAGAAATGATCCAAATTGGCGCTTATACTAATATCCAGGATGGAGCTATTTTACACGGCGATCCTGGTCAACCAACTATTCTGGAGGAATATGTTACAGTAGGTCATCGCGCCGTTATTCACTCTGCCTGGATTGAAACAGGTTGTCTAATCGGTATTGGCGCGGTGATTCTTGATGGCGTGAGAGTAGGTACGGGTAGTATAATAGGTGCTGGTAGCATAGTTACTAAAGACGTCCCATCTCACTCTCTCATTGTAGGTGTTCCAGGTAAAAAATTACGAGATATCAACCCCACCGAAGCCGAAGATTTAATCTCTCACGCTCAAAAATACTATAAATTAGCTCTAGTTCATGCGGGTAAAGGTACAGATATCGGATTTTACCCTAACTAA
- a CDS encoding TIGR02652 family protein produces the protein MNLANTYPIFGPEILCPHCRQTIPALTLTDTYLCPRHGAFEADPQTGELIHLQSGRNWRSWEGKWYRQHTHPDGIRFEIHEALDRLYSEGYKATKVIIARRYRELVSAYLDKSGTKRYKSDAALPKLYGLPVDFSPETAVDPCWEVINFDLEKEPGAPTRYPYFRMFE, from the coding sequence ATGAATTTAGCTAATACTTACCCTATTTTTGGTCCTGAAATTCTTTGTCCCCATTGCCGACAAACTATCCCCGCTTTGACGTTAACCGATACCTATCTCTGTCCTCGTCATGGCGCTTTTGAAGCAGATCCTCAAACAGGTGAACTAATTCATCTACAATCAGGTCGTAATTGGCGTTCTTGGGAAGGAAAATGGTATAGACAACATACTCATCCCGACGGTATTCGTTTTGAAATTCACGAAGCCTTAGATAGACTCTATAGTGAAGGATATAAAGCTACGAAAGTAATTATAGCTAGACGTTATCGAGAGTTAGTCAGCGCTTATTTAGATAAAAGCGGTACAAAGCGTTATAAATCAGACGCGGCTTTACCCAAACTTTATGGACTCCCCGTAGATTTTAGTCCCGAAACAGCAGTAGATCCCTGTTGGGAAGTAATCAATTTTGATCTAGAAAAAGAACCAGGTGCACCAACACGCTATCCCTATTTTCGTATGTTTGAGTAA
- a CDS encoding VOC family protein codes for MLHHISIRTADIHRAIAFYEQLGFTVQERFTTGYTLACWLEGLQGRIELIQIPEPKPAPDAFADEHYVGYYHISFDLTEITEDLTSWLKQLQAKDNSVRVLLEPKQQMIGDRLYEVMFIADTDGLPLEFIRVIK; via the coding sequence ATGTTACATCACATTTCCATTCGCACAGCAGATATTCATAGGGCGATCGCTTTTTACGAACAACTCGGATTCACTGTCCAAGAACGTTTTACCACGGGATATACCCTAGCTTGTTGGTTAGAAGGTTTACAGGGTAGAATCGAATTGATTCAAATACCCGAACCCAAACCCGCACCAGATGCTTTTGCCGATGAACATTATGTAGGTTATTATCATATTTCCTTTGATTTAACTGAGATAACCGAAGATTTAACTAGTTGGTTAAAGCAGTTACAAGCTAAGGATAACTCTGTACGGGTATTATTAGAGCCAAAACAACAAATGATCGGCGATCGCCTTTATGAAGTGATGTTTATTGCTGATACCGATGGGTTACCCCTAGAATTTATTAGAGTAATCAAATGA
- a CDS encoding pantothenate kinase: MSSDWLAVIIGNSRLHWAYFHQQELQQSWDSEEGIIPPEWEELPLYLVSVVEAKNLLFQQHMDLRIIKLEDIPLKGIYSTMGVDRALALWGAMQTWGYPCLVIDGGTALTLTGANNQGEFSGGAILPGLRLQLESLATSTASLPRVHLSSQLPLLWAKSTPEAIQSGVIYTVLTGIKHFLANWWKQFPKSPVIFTGGDGEILSQYLIELNTEKTDLLYFEPKLIFWGLKTIVNEN; this comes from the coding sequence ATGAGTTCTGACTGGTTAGCAGTAATTATCGGTAATTCCCGCTTGCATTGGGCTTATTTTCACCAACAAGAATTACAACAGAGTTGGGATAGTGAAGAAGGGATTATCCCTCCTGAGTGGGAAGAATTACCACTTTATCTAGTCTCAGTAGTCGAGGCTAAAAATTTATTATTTCAACAACATATGGATTTAAGGATTATTAAACTAGAAGATATACCTCTTAAAGGGATATACTCTACTATGGGAGTAGATCGCGCCTTAGCCTTATGGGGAGCGATGCAGACTTGGGGTTATCCCTGTTTAGTTATCGACGGGGGAACAGCTTTAACCCTAACAGGAGCTAATAATCAGGGAGAATTTAGTGGAGGAGCGATTCTACCAGGATTAAGACTGCAATTAGAATCTTTAGCCACTAGTACAGCTTCCTTACCGAGGGTACATCTTAGCTCACAACTACCCTTACTGTGGGCAAAAAGTACACCAGAAGCGATTCAAAGTGGGGTTATTTATACTGTCTTAACAGGAATCAAGCACTTTTTAGCTAATTGGTGGAAACAATTCCCGAAAAGTCCTGTAATTTTTACTGGTGGAGATGGAGAGATATTGTCTCAATATTTAATCGAGTTGAATACTGAGAAGACTGATTTATTATATTTTGAACCGAAGCTAATTTTTTGGGGATTAAAAACCATCGTCAATGAGAACTAA
- a CDS encoding 2-oxo acid dehydrogenase subunit E2, protein MIHEVFMPALSSTMTEGKIVSWTKSPGDKVAKGETVLVVESDKADMDVESFSEGYLATILVPAGESAPVGATIGLIAETEAEIAAAQQQASTESAPQTTPEESTPEPVVTASTPTPPVTTTVSNNGRKVASPRARKLAKELGIDWQSIPGSGPHGRVVVEDIEKASGKAPVATTPTLEVKPASKPQTVAVTPTPSGEVSAFNTLQQAVNRNMMASLEVPTFHVSYTITTDALDNLYRQIKSKGVTMTALLAKAVAVTLQKHPLLNANYTDGGIQYRSNINIAVAVAMPNGGLITPVLQNAAQIDIYSLSRSWKELVDKARAKQLQPEEYTTGTFTLSNLGMYGVNSFDAILPPGQGSILAIGASRPQVVATETGMLGIRQQMNVTITCDHRVIYGADAASFLQDLAKLIETEPQSLTL, encoded by the coding sequence ATGATACATGAAGTTTTTATGCCCGCGTTAAGTTCAACGATGACAGAAGGTAAAATAGTCTCTTGGACAAAATCTCCAGGAGATAAAGTCGCCAAAGGAGAAACCGTCTTAGTCGTTGAATCAGACAAAGCCGATATGGATGTAGAATCTTTTTCTGAGGGTTATTTAGCGACGATTCTTGTACCCGCAGGAGAAAGCGCACCAGTGGGAGCAACTATTGGTTTAATCGCTGAAACTGAGGCAGAAATTGCAGCAGCTCAACAACAAGCTAGCACAGAATCAGCACCCCAAACTACCCCAGAGGAGAGTACACCAGAACCTGTAGTAACAGCTAGCACACCTACTCCTCCTGTTACTACAACCGTTAGTAATAATGGACGTAAAGTCGCTTCTCCTCGCGCGCGTAAACTAGCCAAAGAATTGGGTATAGATTGGCAGAGTATCCCTGGCAGTGGTCCTCATGGTAGAGTAGTAGTAGAAGATATCGAAAAAGCTTCAGGTAAAGCACCCGTAGCCACAACACCTACTCTTGAAGTTAAACCCGCGTCTAAACCCCAGACAGTAGCAGTTACTCCTACCCCTTCAGGAGAAGTCAGCGCTTTTAATACCCTACAACAAGCCGTTAATCGTAATATGATGGCTAGTTTAGAAGTGCCTACTTTCCACGTTAGTTATACAATTACTACCGACGCTCTCGATAATCTCTATCGTCAAATCAAGAGTAAGGGAGTGACTATGACAGCACTATTAGCTAAAGCGGTAGCAGTAACCCTGCAAAAACATCCTTTACTCAATGCTAATTATACTGACGGTGGTATTCAATACCGCTCTAATATTAATATTGCTGTAGCTGTAGCTATGCCCAATGGTGGCTTAATTACTCCAGTACTGCAAAATGCTGCACAAATCGATATTTACTCTCTCTCCCGTAGTTGGAAAGAATTAGTGGATAAAGCTAGAGCTAAACAACTACAACCAGAAGAATATACCACAGGAACTTTCACTCTTTCTAATCTAGGAATGTATGGAGTAAATAGCTTTGATGCTATCTTACCACCAGGACAGGGTTCTATTTTGGCGATCGGTGCTTCTCGTCCTCAAGTTGTAGCCACAGAGACAGGAATGTTGGGAATTCGTCAACAGATGAATGTCACTATAACCTGTGACCACCGTGTTATTTATGGAGCAGATGCGGCTAGTTTCTTACAGGATTTAGCTAAACTAATCGAAACTGAACCCCAAAGTTTAACCCTTTAA
- a CDS encoding DUF3616 domain-containing protein, whose product MSQYKFKVERELEHYGICDASAAVPLAQDHFLVADDEDNILRIYRSDTSGYPVSEIDVSNYFVNNPKQKEVDIEAATQLGKTIYWITSHGTNRQGKSRPERRQFFGNKISIHNGCWSLKQVGSSSTQLLEDMLLDSRLDIYQFATAAKIPPKEKGGLNIEGLTTTPEEELLIGFRNPLPQDKAILLPLKNPQDLLKKDSKAIFGDVIELDLNGLGIRSIEYWSSEGCYLIAAGSYDSSHKFALYQWSGITTENPQLIEVKGLASNFIPESVISYPNRDGQLHLLSDDGSIERMLGTPCKNLAHDHPSKYFRSVWISKE is encoded by the coding sequence ATGAGCCAATATAAATTTAAAGTAGAACGAGAATTAGAACATTATGGTATCTGTGACGCTTCAGCCGCAGTTCCTTTAGCTCAAGATCATTTTCTGGTTGCTGATGATGAGGATAATATTCTCAGGATTTATCGCTCTGATACCTCAGGATATCCGGTCTCTGAGATAGATGTTAGCAATTACTTTGTTAATAATCCTAAACAAAAAGAAGTAGATATAGAAGCAGCAACTCAACTCGGGAAAACTATTTACTGGATTACTTCTCACGGTACTAATAGACAAGGTAAATCAAGACCGGAACGTCGTCAATTTTTTGGTAATAAAATCTCAATTCATAATGGTTGTTGGAGTTTAAAACAGGTTGGCTCTTCCTCTACCCAACTTCTTGAAGATATGTTGCTAGATAGTCGTTTAGATATTTATCAATTCGCCACAGCAGCTAAAATACCTCCTAAAGAAAAAGGAGGATTAAACATAGAAGGATTAACCACAACTCCTGAAGAAGAACTTTTAATTGGTTTTCGCAATCCTCTTCCTCAAGATAAAGCGATTCTTTTACCCTTGAAAAATCCTCAAGATTTACTTAAAAAAGACAGTAAGGCAATTTTTGGTGATGTTATCGAACTTGATTTAAATGGTCTAGGAATCAGAAGTATTGAGTATTGGTCAAGTGAAGGTTGTTATCTTATTGCTGCAGGATCATATGATAGTAGCCATAAGTTTGCTCTCTACCAATGGTCAGGAATAACCACAGAAAATCCTCAACTTATTGAAGTAAAAGGTTTAGCTTCTAATTTTATTCCCGAAAGTGTTATATCTTATCCCAATCGCGATGGTCAATTACACCTACTTAGTGATGATGGTTCAATAGAAAGAATGCTAGGAACTCCTTGTAAAAATCTTGCTCACGATCACCCTAGTAAATATTTTAGAAGTGTTTGGATTAGCAAAGAATAG